The genome window GTTTTCACAACTTACAAAATTATTTGTTACGATGTTCAAGGATTTACAGGTGGCAAAAAAGAATACAGAATTTTTCCATATTCAAAAATATCATCTTTTTCAGTTGAAACTGCAGGATTTTTCGATACAGATGCAGATTTCAAAATATGGGTTTCAGGAGTTGGATGTTTTGAAATTAAATTTGGAAAAAAATTAGACATTAAAGAAGTTGGTTCTTTAATGGCAAGCAAAATTTCACATTAAACAAAATCTAAACAATGAAAAATTTTATTAAAATATTGCTTATTAGTTTTGTATTTACATCTTGTTTAAATTCAAATAAAAATGAAGCAGTAGCAACAGAAAAAAAAACAATAGTTAATGTTTCAGATATTATTGGAAAAGACCAAACAGAAATTGAAAAAATTTTAGGGAAACCTGATAATCTTGAAATGGTTAAACCAAGTAATACACCTTGTGAAAATAAACCTTGTGAAAAAGCCAATTATCAATCTGACAAATTTGAAATTGTATTCATAAATGGCAAAGCAGATTGGATAACAATAAATAAACTTTCTGAAAACGAAATCAATAATGAAAATATTGAATTGTTAGGTTTGAAATCTGCGGAACCAAGTTTTGATAATCCAGGAAATGTTAAGAAATGGAATAATATAGAAAACATAAAAGAGATTAGTGTATTCGATAATGGTTCAGGAAAAATAGATTATATATACATTAAAGCATTAACAGAATAAAAAATACGTCGCACAATCGAGTAGACGGCTCCGCCCCTAAAGGGACGGAGTGCGCCTCTCACACCACCGTGCATACGGGTCACGTACACGGCGGTTCGCAAAGAGATGGGTTGAGTTCGATATAAACATCGCTTAAGGATTGATAACCACGCTGTTTTAAGCGTTTCAAAGTAATGGTGGTACTCAAAATCGGGCTCTGTGCAATTGCCCAACCCCCTTTTCTCGTTCGGCTAAATGCATAGGCATGGCCTTGGTCAACTCCAAACCGAATGAGATTCTTTCCCTTTCTCTTTCTTTCAGGTTTCTTCCAATCGTGCCAAATGCAGTATTGAAGTCGGTTTACTCATAAGTTTTTATTGTTTTTTTTGGTCTTCGTGATACCGCTTCGCTAAATTCTGTTCGTCAGTACCGGATTTTGCCGTTTATTCACAAAGTATTTATTTGCTCTTTTGGAGTTCATGAATACTTCGTATTTCGTTGCCTTCAGTTCTAGCTTCGCAGCTAACAACCTTGCGACGTGCTAATGGTTCGGCGTTTCAATCCGTCCACAAGGGACTTGCTCCCTCTGGAAAAATACACGCTGTAGGATTTGTTATCTAATCCAAAATTTGTATTTTCGGATTTTTATCAAAGCTTACAGCCTGTGTCCTGCTCATGCAGGACACACACACTTGCTACAAAAGATTTGGGCATTTGGCATAATTTGAAAATGGTTTTATATTTGGAAAGATTTGGCAAATCCGAAAAATGGTCTTAATTTAATCCCAAACCCACTATAGTAGCAACACGTTATGGGTTACTTTAAAGAACCGACGATAGATGAGAAAAAATATATTGATTCTAATTTTGGCTTTCCTACTTTTTGCCTGTAATTCACAGACAGAAAAGAAAAAACCAATTATTAAGACTGCTGACAATTCTGTCGTGATTTTGATTAATAAAAAATCAGAAAAATTCATTCCTGAGACAAAGGGAACTGAAAAATTTGATACAATAATAGCCGACAGCAAGATACAAATCACTATTAAAAAAACAGACCTTGACAGTTACGTAATCAATGAATATGAAGAAGATGGTAACAAACAAATTGACAAATATAGAGATGCTGAAATATCGCTTACAATTAAACAAAATTCACAAATATTTTTAGACACTGTATTTACAAAAAAACAGTTTTCGAAATATGTTAACAAAGGATTTTTAGATAATGCCATTTTTTTAAATTATTGGTTTGAGGCGTCAGGGAAAGACAAAATTCAATTCTTTGGAGTAATTGCTAAACCAGAGACCGACAATACAATTGACTTTTATCATTATTTTGATTTGGCAAATAGAAAATTGACTTTTGTTCAAAAAACTGAAGAAGATGAAGATTAAAAAGCAACCCATAACCGCTACTGCAACGGATTTGGGCAATAGGCTTAATGGAAAAATGGTCAAGTATCTGGATCATTTGGCAAATCCGAAGAATGGGCTTAATTTAGTCTCAAACCCACTGTAATAGCAACACGTTGTGAGCTATTTTACCATAATAACTAAATATGAAAACCTTAAATAAAATATTATTAGTTATTATTTTGACAACTAATATATCTTTAGCGCAAAAATATAAATTAGAACTGCCTGAAATAACCAATTCATTTGAAAAATTTAATCTTGATACTTTACCTAATTCATCTGACAAATATATCGGGTACACAAAGAAAAATAAGAAAGGCAAAACTATATATGTTAATATTGGAAAAAATGAATATGTAGAAAATGATTCATTACACTTTTGCTTAATACGTTATACTAAATCTGATGATAGTAAATCCACATTTTCTGGATATGATTTTTCTATTAATCCAATAGTTGGCATCTATAAAGAATTTCATGAAAATGGAAATATAAAACTTAAAGGAATATATTGTTTCTTAGGTTTTAAAATTGGTAATTGGTATAAATATGACGAAAATGGAGAATTAATTAATGTTGAGAATTTTGATCGTGATTATAAATTTGGCTATAA of Flavobacterium marginilacus contains these proteins:
- a CDS encoding PH domain-containing protein produces the protein MALDLIAKFSVLEKVTPTESKEIFDVFLAPEEEILLSYKHARDKVVFTTYKIICYDVQGFTGGKKEYRIFPYSKISSFSVETAGFFDTDADFKIWVSGVGCFEIKFGKKLDIKEVGSLMASKISH
- a CDS encoding DUF4738 domain-containing protein, whose protein sequence is MRKNILILILAFLLFACNSQTEKKKPIIKTADNSVVILINKKSEKFIPETKGTEKFDTIIADSKIQITIKKTDLDSYVINEYEEDGNKQIDKYRDAEISLTIKQNSQIFLDTVFTKKQFSKYVNKGFLDNAIFLNYWFEASGKDKIQFFGVIAKPETDNTIDFYHYFDLANRKLTFVQKTEEDED